A portion of the Clostridiales bacterium genome contains these proteins:
- a CDS encoding flavodoxin family protein, translated as MKVLSILASPKKNGNTAALLNSFLKGAEDEGNVILDEIFLTSKNIHPCTACDYCQKNDIGKCIIKDDMQEIYNQIKEADAIIFATPVYWWNMSSYLKIFIDRLYAVMTDENNPPLKGKKAALLMTYGGELPNSGPEIVERSIRESSDYLGMNVQCVLGICSSKPVSSNKEALSKAYELGKQIRL; from the coding sequence GTGAAAGTTCTTTCTATATTAGCAAGTCCTAAGAAAAATGGCAATACGGCTGCCCTTTTAAATAGCTTTCTCAAAGGTGCCGAGGATGAGGGAAATGTAATATTGGATGAGATATTCCTAACGAGCAAAAATATTCATCCGTGTACGGCATGCGACTACTGCCAGAAAAACGATATCGGAAAATGTATAATTAAAGACGACATGCAGGAAATCTACAATCAAATTAAAGAGGCAGATGCAATTATATTTGCAACGCCTGTTTACTGGTGGAACATGAGCTCATATTTAAAAATATTTATAGACAGACTTTATGCGGTCATGACAGATGAAAATAACCCGCCTTTGAAGGGGAAAAAAGCTGCCCTTTTGATGACATACGGAGGAGAGCTGCCAAATTCAGGGCCTGAAATCGTTGAAAGATCGATACGCGAAAGCTCGGATTATCTGGGTATGAATGTACAATGTGTACTCGGCATATGCTCTTCTAAACCCGTATCCTCCAATAAAGAGGCGTTATCGAAAGCATATGAATTAGGCAAGCAAATCAGATTATAA
- a CDS encoding DUF3189 family protein — MIVIYHDVGGAHSTAVAANIHINRLPADSVPDKNAILSLPTFDKIQKYQYGRIIFIGEDEFGAKVYTLSRQRAPKIVVPALADLYNIINNITDNKGLYLVDTSSAVNTLMAIGGFLSRRVKVVAIARPIVTYGTMKAYRNIADIVKKVKNQIKEDSLNLNK, encoded by the coding sequence ATGATAGTAATATATCATGATGTTGGCGGTGCCCATTCAACTGCTGTGGCCGCAAACATCCATATTAACAGATTGCCTGCTGATTCAGTGCCTGACAAAAATGCCATATTGAGTCTGCCGACGTTTGATAAAATACAAAAATACCAGTACGGCCGTATAATTTTCATCGGTGAGGATGAATTTGGTGCCAAGGTCTATACGTTAAGCAGGCAGAGGGCTCCGAAAATCGTGGTACCGGCCTTGGCAGATTTATACAATATTATAAATAACATAACTGACAATAAAGGATTATACCTTGTGGATACTTCATCTGCGGTCAATACATTGATGGCTATAGGAGGTTTTCTGTCAAGGCGTGTAAAAGTCGTTGCGATTGCGAGGCCGATTGTGACATATGGGACAATGAAAGCATACAGGAACATAGCCGATATAGTAAAAAAGGTAAAAAACCAAATAAAAGAGGATTCCTTAAACCTTAATAAATAG